GGCACCTTCGACCTGCTGACGGACCTGGTCATTTTTGCCACCTTCCTTTTCTATGGGCTCTTGGCCGTGGCAGTGCTCAAGATGAAACGACAGGGAAAAATCACCGCCAAGGTGATTGGCTACCCTTTCATTCAGCTCATTCTCCTGCTTTTTGCGCTCGCCCTGATTACTAATACCCTCGTCACCCAGCCCAGGCAGACGTTGCTGGGCTTCCTGCTGATTCTGACCGGCCTGCCCTTTTATTACTACTTCAAACGGCAACCTGCCGCCGAACCAGCGGGTGCTTCAGGGGAAGGTTAAGTCGAGTCCAAAGTTGGGCTAAACCTGATTTAAAACAACAGTTCGCGACTACCAACTCATTGAGGCTTTAGCTCCATTCGAACGGCTAAGCCATTGCAGACGCTAAGTTGGGCTAGTACCATAGCCAGCCAATCCCCGGAAAAGAAAAAGCCCCATTTCCAAGTTGGAAATGGGGCTTTTCTGTAGAGAGCGAGGGATTCGAACCCCCGGAGGTTTGACCCTCAACGGTTTTCAAGACCGCCGCAATCGACCACTCTGCCAGCTCTCTGGGTCAAAAAACAGTTAACAATTATCATTTAACAATTTTCTGAGCCGCCTCAGCGACTGTTAATTGTTAAATGATAATTGTTAATTGAAAATGTAGAGAAGGGGGGATTCGAACCCCCGATACCGTTGCCGGTATAACGGTTTTCGAAACCGTCGCATTCGACCACTCTGCCACCTCTCTAACAGGTTCCCCGAGTGATTGGGGAGTGCAAAAGTAAGAACGAAAGCGCAACGATGTAGCCCAAACGCAGAATTATTTTTCCACAAAGCGTCGGTGCCGCCTCCCTCCTAGTGCGCGTTCGCCGCCAGCTGCTCCTGCAGCATCTTCCGCCGGCGCCCGGTTACGGCGTCCATGCTCACGTTCACTTCGAAGCCGATTATCAGGGTCATGCACACAAATTCCAGCCACACCATGAAGCCGACCAGTGCCCCAATGGAGCCATAAAAGTGGTTGTATGAGTCGAAAATGCGCACGTAGAGCGTGAAGAGAAACGACACCAGGAAGATGAGCAGCGTGGCCACGATGGCCCCCACCGACACCAGCGGCCACTTGTCGTGCACGGGCGGCACGAAGTAATAAATGACGCAGGTCGTGCTCAAAAACAGCCCAATAAGTGAGCCGTAGCGAATGAGCGTCAGCACCAGGTCGGTGAACCGCTCGGGCACAATTTCATAGTACACCAGCCAGTCTATCAGGTAAGTACCGAAGAAAATACCGGCGATGGCCAGCACCAGAATCAGCGACAGCACGAAGGTGAGGGCCGTGGCAATCATTCGCTTGCGCAGGTAGCTGCGGTGCTTAAACCACGGGTACTTCTTCTCAAACGCGTCGAGCAAGGCCATAATGCCGTTGGAGCTCAGCACCAGCGCCGTCCCGAAACCGAAGGATAGCAAGCCGCCGTGCGGGATGTTCACAATGTCCTCGATGGTGGAAGCCGTGGCCGCGTACAGCTCGCGCGGCATAAAATCGGCGAGGAACTGCAGAATGTCCACGTTCAGATTCGGCACGGGGATGTACGGAATGAGCGTGAACAGGAAAATAATGGTCGGGAACAGGGCCACCGTGAGGTTGAAGGCCATGTAGGCGGCGCGCTTTTCCAGGCTATCTAGGCGCAGCTCGTGCAGGATGCGGTCGAGCACGTCGTACACCGAAGCGTGCCCGCCGGGCAGGCGCAGCTTTTTTAGCCCCACAATCAGGCGCCGATAGTGCCGGTGCTGGCGCACATCGGGGAAACGGGCACGACGGATGGCGGGGGCTTTCACTGGAATTTTGAGTGTTGAGGGTTGAATTTTGAGTGAACCGGCTGATTAAAAAATTCAACCCTCAACATTCAAAACTCAACTCTTTTACTTTCTAAAGGCCGCTGGCGCGGGCGCATCGGGCGGAATGGCGCCGGGCGTGGGCAGCACGGGGCTGTCGATGTCCTCATCGCTAAAGTACGGCGCCAGCCGCTCCTGGATACTGACGGGCATTTGCACGGGGCGGCCGGTGGTGGTTTTCACAAACACCATCAGGGTGTGCCCTTCGGTGAGCAGGTCGCCGGCTTCGTTATAAATCTCATATTCAAACATCACGCGGGTGCCTTCCGCGGGCTGACGCAGCAAAAGCCGTACCGTCAGCAGGTCGTCGTAGCGAGCTGGGCGGCGAAAGCGGGTGCGGATTTCGCCCACCGGCATGCCCACCCCATCGGCCTCCATTTCCTTGTAGCTAATGCCCAACTTCCGGAAAGCCTCGGTGCGGGCCACCTCAAAATAGGCCGCGTAGTTGCCGTGATAGACGTAGCCCATCTGGTCGGTTTCGGCGTAGCGCACGCGGATTTGAATGTCGGAAGTGTACATAAAATATGTATAGAAAAGAACGTCATGCTGAGCGCAGCCGAAGCATCTCTACTGCGCAAGTAAACCAATTGACTCAACGAAGCGGTAGAGATGCTTCGGCTGCGCTCAGCATGACGGTTTACATCAGACCATTTACTTTATCCCCGCCCGGGTTAGCGCCGCTTGATAGCGGCGAGCATTCATAATGTGCTCACTCTCGTTGGTAGCGAAGGCGTGGTAGCCGCTGAAATCCTCCTTGGCGCAGAAATACAAGTAGTTATTGCTTTCGGGCTTGAGCACGGCGTCGATGCTGGCGATGCTGGGCAGGTTGATGGGGCCGGGCGGCAGGCCACCGTACTTATATGTATTGTAGGGCGAGTCCTTCAGCAGGTGCACGTTTAGCACGCGCTTGATTGTAAAGTCGCGGTTGGCGTACACCACAGTGGGGTCAGCTTGCAGCTTCATGCCGCGCTTGAGGCGGTTGAGGTAGACACCCGCGATGCGGGGCCGCTCGTCGGCGTGCTGCTGCTGCTCGGCTTCCACGATGCTGGCCAGGGTGCTCACCTGGGCCCGGGTGAGGTGCAGCTTCTCGCGCTGGGCGTCGCGCTCCGAGGTCCAGAATTTTTCGTATTCCTTCTTCATCCGCTGCATCAGGTTGTTGGCGGAGGTATTCCAATACAGCTCGTAGGTATTGGGGATGAACATGCTGAGCACCGTCGTCGTGTCGAAGCCCAGGCTCTTGGTGTAGCTGGGGCTGCTCAGCAGCGAGTCGATTTGGCTGGGCCGGGCGTCAATCTGGTTCGAGAGCTTATCGGCCAGCTCGCGGCGCAGGCGCACGTTGGTGAAGGTGAGCTTGAGCGGCGATTGCAGGCCGGCCTTCAGCACGTTGATGAGCTGACGATTGGTGTAGCCGTCCTTGAGCTCGTAGCGGCCGGGCTTCACGTGCTCAGGGTATTTCATGAGCTTGGCCACAAAGTGCAGCGAGAGCTTGTCGACCACCACGCCGGTGGCGTCGATGGTATTCAGGGCCTTCTTCCAGTCGTCGCCGCGGTGCACGATGACGTAGGTCGGCTTGCCCTTGGTTTCGATGTTGGCCGTGAAGAAGACCTGGTAGAAATAATAGGAGAAGCACACGAGGGTGAGCGTGAATACCACGCTCACGGTGGCCCAGCGCCGGCGGCGTTTCAGGGCTTGGTCGCGGTATTCGATGGCCGACTTTTTGGCAGGCTGGGACATGGGAATGAGTAAGAGTATCGAGGAGGCGACATCAAAAGTACGAAAGGGCGCAACCTAGCGCGCAGGTTGGGCTGATGTTGTTTCGTTTCGGCCGGGCGTAGTACCTTGCCCGCACCTTTTGGCCCGGCCAGACAACCCGCTGCCGCCTTAGTTCGTCAATAGCGTGGCGGCGCCCGCCGCCACTTTCCTGTTTCTTACGCACACCCTATGCCCGCAACCCTCCTCCGCATCCACCCCGAAAATCCGCCTCACAGCCGTATCCAGCAAGCCGTTGACGTATTGCGCAAAGGAGGAGTCATTATTTATCCCACCGATACGGTTTACGGCATCGGCTGCGATGTGACCAATGCCAAGGCCGTGGACAAAGTGTGCCGCATCAAGAAGCTTTTCCCCGAAAAGGCTAATCTGAGCTTTATCTGCCACGACCTGTCGCACATCTCCGACTACGCCCACGGCATCACCACCTCCACCTATAAGGTCATCAAGAAAGCTCTGCCCGGGCCTTTCACCTTCATCTTCGAAGCCAGCGCCAATGCGCCGCGCTTCGGCGGTACGAAGCGCAAAACAGTGGGCATCCGAGTACCGGATAATCAGATTATCCTGCAGCTCGTGAAGGAATTGGGCAACCCCATTGTCAGCACGTCGGTGCGTGAGGACGAAAACACGCTTGATGAGTACGTGACCGACCCCGACCTAATTTTTGAGAAATACCGCCTCTTGGTCGACCTCGTAATCGACGGCGGCTTCGGTGGCAACGTCCCCAGCACCATCATCGACTGCACCAACGACGACTTCGAGCTGATACGCCAGGGAGCCGGAGATATTGAGCAGTATTTGTAAACGCCTAGCCTTTGGCAAGAGTCCTCCTGTCATTGAGAGGAGGTACGACGAAGCAATCCGTCCTATTCTCAGCGACAAACCTAATAATGTGAAAAAGCCCCGGCACTGCGCAGTGCCGGGGCTTTTTGCTTTAAAAGGGTTTGTCACAACTCAGGGCTTTGCGCACAGAGAGGACAGATTGCTTCGTCGTACCTCCTCGCAATGACAGGTAGAGCGCAGGACTACCTTGCCAGTTCAGCCCCCGTCCCTACCGCTTATGCTTCCAGCGGCGGTGCGTCCACAAATACTGTTCGGGTGCGGCTTGAATATCTTTTTCCAATTTCCGGGCGAAGGCCTCCATAATGGGCGCATCTCCAGCCGGTAGCGGGGAGGTACCGTCGTAGAGCTCCGTAAACTCGAACTCATAGAAGCCCCGGCGCCGACGCCGAATACCGACGTAGAGCACCGCGCAATGAAAGCGGGTGGCCAGGCGCTCTGTACTGGTATAGAAGCCAGAATCCTGGTTGAGAAACTGGGTCCAGTAGGGCCGGTCTTCGGGCCCCGCGGCCTGGTCGGACACCAGGCTCAGCAGGTGGGCTTCGCCGCGGTGGGCCACCATTTCGCGCATCACGTAGCTCATCGGCACCAGACCGGCGCCGGTGCGGGAGCGCACAAAACGCAGAAATTCCTCAAAAAAAGGATTGCTAAGCGGCTTATACACGCCATCGATGGGTGCTGCCAGCCACAGGGGTCCGGCTGCCAGCACCCACTCCCAATTGCCGGCGTGCGACGCCAGCCCCAGCACCGTGCGGCCTTCGGCAAAGTGCCGGTCTGCCACTTCGGGGTTTCGCATTACCATGCGCTGCTTCAGCTCCATCGGGGGCATGGCCGGCAGCCGAACTATCTCCACCACTACTTGCGAAAAGTGCCGGTAAAACGCGTTGCAAATTCGCTGGATTTCGGCTTCCGGTTTGTCGGGGAAAGAATTGCGCAGGTTTTCCAGTACCACCCGCTGGCGGTACCGCACCACGTGGGCCAGCAGCAGATAAACCCCATCCGCCACCACATACAGCACCGACAGCGGCAGGTGCGCGAGCCCCAGCAGCAGCCACCGCAGCGGCACATAAGCCCAGGAATACGGACGCTTCGGCGCTTTTACTCCCTCACTCATCGGGGTACGGCAGCGCCGGCGGGCGCGTACTCGGTAGCGCTGCGTGCGCCAATGGCGCGGTGCCCGGTCAGCAGCTTTTTGTTGCCGGGGCCACCATACACCTCTACAAACAAGGTGAACGGGCCGTCGGGCAGCGGCCCCAAAGGCAACTGGCCCACCACCGTTGTCGGCCGGCCGCTCTGGGGTGTCAGGGTGGCGTCGGCATCGGCGGCCGAGCCATCGGGCGTGGTGAGGTGGTAGTGCACGCGCAGAGGCTGGCCCACGGGGGCGTTGTGCAGCTCGGTGTAGAAAAAGATGTTGTCGGCCCCGCGGCCGTAGACGCCGCCCGGCGCGCGGGTAAGGCGGTAGCCGCCGCGGGCAAAATTGTCGTCGCCCCCACTACGGGCGGCGGGGCGCGAAAGCAGAACAATATCGGTCAGAAACGGGCCGGTGGGCGCTTCCAGCACCAGCGGCTTTTCCACGGTGGTCTCGCCGCCCGCACTGCGGTACTGGTCCTTCACGGTGCCGCGCAAGGTGTAGTTCCCATCGGGCAGCATAATGCGCTTGAGGAAGCTTTGCGGGTTTTTGATGGCAATGGTGGTGTCGTTGAGCACTGGGGGCTTCAGCGTGACCACTTCCCGGTAGGCGGGTTTGCCGTCGGCTTTCAGGATTTCCAGCGTGACGGTGGCCGCCGACTGGAACGCCTTGGGCGCCCGCTGCCGATAGGTGAGCGACTGGGTCGGCACGGTCACGTAGATTTCGACTTCGGCGCCTTTTTCAACTTTATTAAGGTTGCGAAACCGGGCGACATCCAGCAGAATCTGGGGTGGGCCGGCGTGGGCAGCTACGTGCAGCAGCACGAACAGGAAGGCAAGAATGGGGCTTTTCAGCATAGTAAACAAAGGTAAGCAGCGAAGCAGGAGGACAAACCCGGAGCAGTATAAGGCGGTAAATAGCCGGGCTCACCTGGCTGAGCCGGGCCTTTGCAACTTTCAGCCCAATGCGGTACGCTTGAGAAAATTCGTGTAATTCGCAAAATTCGTATCGATTCGTGATTCTCTTAACCGAACTCCACTACCACCCCCCCGCCGCCCTGTTTGCCGAGCTGCTTCGCGCCGACGGCATCCTGCTGGAAGCCCACGAGCATTACCGCAAGCAGACTTTCCGCAACCGCTGCCTCATTCGCACGGCGCAGGGCGTGCAGCCGCTCACGGTACCGGTTATCGATGGCAACCGGGCCGAAAAGGTTAGCGCCTCTGCCATTGAAATCGACTACCGGCAGAACTGGATTCACCGGCACTGGCGCACCTTACAGACGGCCTACGGCAACAGTCCGTATTTTGAGTACTATGCCGACTACTTGCACGATATTTACGTACGTAAGCCTGCTCTGCTTTTTGACCTGAACCTGCAATTCCTGCGGTTATTGCTGCGTTGTTTTCGACTGACCCTGCCCCTCCACCTCACCGACGAATACCTTCCCGACTACTCCGCGCAACCTTCTCTCAAGAATTTTGGTCTTCCTAGTGCGCAGCTGCTCATCGCCGACCGGCGCGACTGGCTGACACCCAAAACCAATACAAAAGCGGTAGAACCTGACAGTCCGGCAGCCCCTCCCGTGGTTCGGCCGTATCCCCAAGTATTTGGCCCAGGTTTTGAGCCTGGGCTAAGTGTACTGGACCTGCTGTTTTCGCAGGGCCCGGCCGCCGGTGCTTATTTACAATAATCTGTGTTTATCACGGCAACTTGTAAATTTCTGCCGACGTTAGAGTAAGTACTTACGTGCCGTTTTTGGCCCGAACCTTCGCCCGAGCCCGCTTGTTTTCAAGCTACATCGGCCCAACCCGTTTTGCGTGTATACTCCCGACGCGGGGCTATTTGATTTTTTTACTACGTTTATTGGCATGGAAGCTAAATTCTCAAACCGCGTCAAAGAGGTTATTTCCCTCAGTCGGGAAGAGGCCATCCGTCTCGGCCACGACTATATCGGTACCGAGCACTTGCTGCTCGGTATAATTCGCGAAGCGGAGGGCACAGCCCTTGGGCTCTTGCGCAAGCTGGGCGTGAGCATCGACGAGCTCAAGTTTTCGCTTGAGCAGGCCACGCGCAACACCGCGACCCAGGGCACCAGCATCACCGGCTCGATTCCGCTCACCAAGCAGACCGAGAAGGTGCTGAAAATAACCTATTTGGAGGCGAAAATCTTCAAGTCCGAAATCATCGGCACCGAACACCTGCTGTTGTCCATCCTGCGGGACGAAGACAACATTTCTTCTCAAATTCTCTCCAAGTTTAACGTGAACTACGAAACTGTGCGCGACTCGCTGGATTACCATGGTAACGCCTCGCCGAGTCCCAAAGCCGGCCCCGATACCGACGACGACGACAACGACAAGCTGTTTGGCTCGTCGGGCCCCGGCGGGCGCGGCGGTGCGGGCAGCGCTTCGGCCAAGAAGCCCGGCGAAAAATCGCGCACCCCGGTGCTCGACAACTTCGGCCGCGACCTCACCAAGCTGGCCGAAGACGACAAGCTCGACCCCATTGTGGGCCGTGAAAAAGAAATTGAGCGCGTGGCTCAGATTTTGAGCCGCCGCAAAAAGAATAACCCCATCCTCATCGGTGAGCCCGGCGTGGGCAAAACGGCCATTGCCGAAGGCCTTGCCCTGCGCATCATCCAGAAGAAGGTGAGCCGCGTGCTCTTCAACAAGCGCGTGGTAACGCTGGACCTGGCTTCGCTGGTGGCCGGTACCAAGTACCGCGGCCAGTTTGAAGAGCGCATGAAGGCCGTGATGAACGAGCTGGAGAAGTCGCCCGACGTGATTTTGTTCATCGACGAGCTGCACACCATCGTGGGCGCCGGCGGTGCTTCGGGTTCGCTCGACGCTTCCAACATGTTCAAGCCGGCTTTGGCCCGCGGCGAGATTCAATGCATCGGCGCCACTACGCTGGACGAGTACCGCCAGTACATCGAGAAGGATGGCGCTTTGGCCCGTCGTTTCCAGATGGTGATGGTGGACCCCACCACGCCCGAGGAGACCATCGAAATCCTGCACAACATCAAGGACAAGTACCAGGACCACCACCACGTGGTGTACACCGACAAAGCCATTGAGCAGTGCGTGATGCTGTCGGACCGCTACATGAGCGACCGGTTCCTACCGGACAAAGCCATCGACATTCTTGACGAGGCCGGTGCCCGCGTGCACATCAACAATATCGTGGTGCCTGAGGACATTCTCACGCTCGAAGAGCAGATTGAGAACATCAAGGGCGAGAAAAACCGCGTGGTGAAATCGCAGAAATATGAGGAAGCCGCCAAGCTCCGTGACACTGAGAAGAAACTTCTGGACCAACTCGACGCCGCCAAGAAAGGCTGGGAAGAGGAAACCAAGAAGAAGCGCTACACGGTGAAAGAGGAGAACGTGGCCGAGGTTATCGCCATGATGACCGGTATTCCCGTTTCGCGCGTGGCCCAGAACGAAAGCCAGAAGCTGCTCAACATGAACGAGGAGCTGCAGGGCAAGGTAATTGGCCAGGAAAAGGCCATCAAGCAGCTCGTGAAGGCTATCCAGCGCACGCGGGTGGGCTTGAAGGACCCCAAGAAGCCCATTGGCTCGTTCGTGTTCCTCGGCCCCACAGGCGTGGGTAAGACGGAGCTGGCCAAGGTGCTCGCTACCTACCTCTTCGACAAGGAAGACGCGCTGGTGCGTGTCGATATGTCGGAGTACATGGAGAAGTTCAGCGTATCGCGCCTGGTGGGCGCGCCTCCCGGCTACGTGGGCTACGAAGAGGGCGGCCAGCTGACGGAGAAAATCCGCCGCAAGCCGTACTCGGTTATCCTGCTCGACGAGATTGAGAAGGCGCACCCGGACGTGTACAACCTGCTCCTGCAGGTGTTGGACGACGGTATTCTGACCGACGGCCTCGGCCGCAAGGTGGACTTCCGGAACACCATCATCATCATGACCTCGAACATCGGGGCGCGTGACCTGCAGGACTTCGGCGCCGGCATCGGCTTCGGCACCAAGGCCCGCCAGGAGAACATGGACGAGCTGACCAAGGGCACCATCACCAACGCCCTGAAGAAGACGTTCTCGCCCGAATTCCTCAACCGTTTGGATGACGTTATCGTCTTCAACTCGCTCGAGAAAAAAGACATCCACAAAATCATCGACATCAGCCTCAGCAAGCTCCTCTCGCGGGTGCAGGCCCTGGGCTACCGTGTTGAGCTGACCGAGAAGGCCAAGGATTTTGTGGCGGACAAAGGCTACGACCCCAAGTACGGTGCCCGGCCCTTGAACCGCGCCATTCAGAAGTACATCGAAGACCCGATTGCCGAGGAAATCCTCAAAGCCCAGGTGGTGCACGGCGACGTCATCACGGCCGACTATGTGGATGGTGCCGAGGAACTGGTGTTCAGTGTAACCAAGAGCGGCGAAGACCAGAACCTCGCCAGCGACGAGCGCCCGGCCGAAACGCCGGAAGCGCCCGACACGGACGCGAAGAAGTAAGACCCTGCAGGCGCTAGCCTGCACCCAAATTGAGAAGCCGGCTCCCGCAAGGAAGCCGGCTTTTTTGTTGCCTTTCGATTACCTTGGAAATTGCATTTGACTAACTCTGCCTCATTTGAAACAATTCTAATCTTATCATGAATTTTCTTCAGAAAGCGGCCCTTGCGGGGGCTGGTGCGGCGCTCACCAGCGGGGCGGGGCTGGCGCAATCGGCTCCGGTGGCGCCCATCAAACCGAAGGTGTTCACCAACTTCGGCATCACGCGTACCGACAACTATTATTGGCTCAACCAGCCCAGCAGCCCGGAGGTGCTCAAGTACCTAAATGCCGAAAACGCTTACTACGACAAGCAGATGGCCGGAGCCCAGGCCACGCAGCAGAAGCTGGTGGCGGAAATAAAAGGGCGCATCAAGCAGGAAGATGCTTCAGTGCCGTACCGCGACAACGGCTACTATTACTATTCCCGTTTCGATGTGGGCGGTGAATACCCGGTGTATTGCCGGAAGAAGGGCAGCGAAATTGAAACCGAAGAGGTACTGCTGGACGCCAACGAGCTGGGAGCCGGCCGCCCGTATTACCAAATCGGCGACTGGGCCGTGAGCGACAACAACCAACTGCTGGCCTACACGGCCGATACGGTGAGCCGCCGCCTCTACACGCTGCGGTTTAAGAACCTGGCCACCGGGCAGCTCTACCCCGAGCGCATTGCCAACACGGGCGGCGAAGTGGTGTGGGCGGCCGACAACAAGACCGTTTTTTACACCAAGAAAGACGTAACCACCCTGCTGCCCTATCAGGTGTACCGGCACACGCTGGGCACCAACCCCAAGGGCGACGCACTGATTTACGAGGAGCACGACAACACCTTCCGGGTGGGCGTGAGCCGCACCAAGTCGAAAAAATTCATTGGAATTGAGCTGGCCAGCTCGCTTTCATCCGAATACCGCTACCTCGATGCAAGCACGCCCACGAGCCAGTTTAAAGTGTTCTGGCACCGCGAGAAAGACCACCTGTATCAAGTGGAGAACCTGGGCGACAAGTTCTACGTGCGCACCAACTGGCAGGCCCCCAACTACCGCCTGATGGTGACGCCCGTGGCCAGCACGGCCAAAACAGCCTGGCAGGATGCCCTCACCCGCCACCCCGAAATCTTCCTCGACAACTTTGAGCTGTTTCGAGATTTCCTCGTGCTCAACGAGCGCAAGGGAGGCCTGCGCCAGCTACGCGTCATCAGCCTGAAAGACAAGCAGGAACATTACCTCCAGTTTGAGGAGCCGGCCTACACGGCCACCATTG
This region of Hymenobacter sedentarius genomic DNA includes:
- a CDS encoding YihY/virulence factor BrkB family protein; translation: MKAPAIRRARFPDVRQHRHYRRLIVGLKKLRLPGGHASVYDVLDRILHELRLDSLEKRAAYMAFNLTVALFPTIIFLFTLIPYIPVPNLNVDILQFLADFMPRELYAATASTIEDIVNIPHGGLLSFGFGTALVLSSNGIMALLDAFEKKYPWFKHRSYLRKRMIATALTFVLSLILVLAIAGIFFGTYLIDWLVYYEIVPERFTDLVLTLIRYGSLIGLFLSTTCVIYYFVPPVHDKWPLVSVGAIVATLLIFLVSFLFTLYVRIFDSYNHFYGSIGALVGFMVWLEFVCMTLIIGFEVNVSMDAVTGRRRKMLQEQLAANAH
- a CDS encoding acyl-CoA thioesterase, which produces MYTSDIQIRVRYAETDQMGYVYHGNYAAYFEVARTEAFRKLGISYKEMEADGVGMPVGEIRTRFRRPARYDDLLTVRLLLRQPAEGTRVMFEYEIYNEAGDLLTEGHTLMVFVKTTTGRPVQMPVSIQERLAPYFSDEDIDSPVLPTPGAIPPDAPAPAAFRK
- the mltG gene encoding endolytic transglycosylase MltG; the protein is MSQPAKKSAIEYRDQALKRRRRWATVSVVFTLTLVCFSYYFYQVFFTANIETKGKPTYVIVHRGDDWKKALNTIDATGVVVDKLSLHFVAKLMKYPEHVKPGRYELKDGYTNRQLINVLKAGLQSPLKLTFTNVRLRRELADKLSNQIDARPSQIDSLLSSPSYTKSLGFDTTTVLSMFIPNTYELYWNTSANNLMQRMKKEYEKFWTSERDAQREKLHLTRAQVSTLASIVEAEQQQHADERPRIAGVYLNRLKRGMKLQADPTVVYANRDFTIKRVLNVHLLKDSPYNTYKYGGLPPGPINLPSIASIDAVLKPESNNYLYFCAKEDFSGYHAFATNESEHIMNARRYQAALTRAGIK
- a CDS encoding L-threonylcarbamoyladenylate synthase, with protein sequence MPATLLRIHPENPPHSRIQQAVDVLRKGGVIIYPTDTVYGIGCDVTNAKAVDKVCRIKKLFPEKANLSFICHDLSHISDYAHGITTSTYKVIKKALPGPFTFIFEASANAPRFGGTKRKTVGIRVPDNQIILQLVKELGNPIVSTSVREDENTLDEYVTDPDLIFEKYRLLVDLVIDGGFGGNVPSTIIDCTNDDFELIRQGAGDIEQYL
- a CDS encoding lysophospholipid acyltransferase family protein, which codes for MSEGVKAPKRPYSWAYVPLRWLLLGLAHLPLSVLYVVADGVYLLLAHVVRYRQRVVLENLRNSFPDKPEAEIQRICNAFYRHFSQVVVEIVRLPAMPPMELKQRMVMRNPEVADRHFAEGRTVLGLASHAGNWEWVLAAGPLWLAAPIDGVYKPLSNPFFEEFLRFVRSRTGAGLVPMSYVMREMVAHRGEAHLLSLVSDQAAGPEDRPYWTQFLNQDSGFYTSTERLATRFHCAVLYVGIRRRRRGFYEFEFTELYDGTSPLPAGDAPIMEAFARKLEKDIQAAPEQYLWTHRRWKHKR
- a CDS encoding WbqC family protein produces the protein MILLTELHYHPPAALFAELLRADGILLEAHEHYRKQTFRNRCLIRTAQGVQPLTVPVIDGNRAEKVSASAIEIDYRQNWIHRHWRTLQTAYGNSPYFEYYADYLHDIYVRKPALLFDLNLQFLRLLLRCFRLTLPLHLTDEYLPDYSAQPSLKNFGLPSAQLLIADRRDWLTPKTNTKAVEPDSPAAPPVVRPYPQVFGPGFEPGLSVLDLLFSQGPAAGAYLQ
- a CDS encoding ATP-dependent Clp protease ATP-binding subunit; protein product: MEAKFSNRVKEVISLSREEAIRLGHDYIGTEHLLLGIIREAEGTALGLLRKLGVSIDELKFSLEQATRNTATQGTSITGSIPLTKQTEKVLKITYLEAKIFKSEIIGTEHLLLSILRDEDNISSQILSKFNVNYETVRDSLDYHGNASPSPKAGPDTDDDDNDKLFGSSGPGGRGGAGSASAKKPGEKSRTPVLDNFGRDLTKLAEDDKLDPIVGREKEIERVAQILSRRKKNNPILIGEPGVGKTAIAEGLALRIIQKKVSRVLFNKRVVTLDLASLVAGTKYRGQFEERMKAVMNELEKSPDVILFIDELHTIVGAGGASGSLDASNMFKPALARGEIQCIGATTLDEYRQYIEKDGALARRFQMVMVDPTTPEETIEILHNIKDKYQDHHHVVYTDKAIEQCVMLSDRYMSDRFLPDKAIDILDEAGARVHINNIVVPEDILTLEEQIENIKGEKNRVVKSQKYEEAAKLRDTEKKLLDQLDAAKKGWEEETKKKRYTVKEENVAEVIAMMTGIPVSRVAQNESQKLLNMNEELQGKVIGQEKAIKQLVKAIQRTRVGLKDPKKPIGSFVFLGPTGVGKTELAKVLATYLFDKEDALVRVDMSEYMEKFSVSRLVGAPPGYVGYEEGGQLTEKIRRKPYSVILLDEIEKAHPDVYNLLLQVLDDGILTDGLGRKVDFRNTIIIMTSNIGARDLQDFGAGIGFGTKARQENMDELTKGTITNALKKTFSPEFLNRLDDVIVFNSLEKKDIHKIIDISLSKLLSRVQALGYRVELTEKAKDFVADKGYDPKYGARPLNRAIQKYIEDPIAEEILKAQVVHGDVITADYVDGAEELVFSVTKSGEDQNLASDERPAETPEAPDTDAKK
- a CDS encoding S9 family peptidase gives rise to the protein MNFLQKAALAGAGAALTSGAGLAQSAPVAPIKPKVFTNFGITRTDNYYWLNQPSSPEVLKYLNAENAYYDKQMAGAQATQQKLVAEIKGRIKQEDASVPYRDNGYYYYSRFDVGGEYPVYCRKKGSEIETEEVLLDANELGAGRPYYQIGDWAVSDNNQLLAYTADTVSRRLYTLRFKNLATGQLYPERIANTGGEVVWAADNKTVFYTKKDVTTLLPYQVYRHTLGTNPKGDALIYEEHDNTFRVGVSRTKSKKFIGIELASSLSSEYRYLDASTPTSQFKVFWHREKDHLYQVENLGDKFYVRTNWQAPNYRLMVTPVASTAKTAWQDALTRHPEIFLDNFELFRDFLVLNERKGGLRQLRVISLKDKQEHYLQFEEPAYTATIGINAEQDTPLLRYNYTSLTTPASTFEYDMSTRTSTLLKEQTVLGGFNKRDYVTERVFVKSRDNAFIPISIVYKKGTKLDGSAPLLQYAYGSYGFSQDPTFSSARLSLLNRGFVYALCNIRGGQEMGRQWFEDGRMLHKKNSFNDFIDCSLYLTKPHEAEVAGAKTKQQYTAPDKLFAMGGSAGGLLMGAVMNMRPDLYKGVIAAVPFVDVVTTMSDPSIPLTTSEYDQWGNPADEEYFRYMLSYSPYDNVKAQAYPNTLVTTGLHDSQVQYFEPAKWVAKLRAMKTDKNQLLLHTDMSAGHGGASGRFKSIDDTARQYAFMLQLLGKNL